The following are encoded together in the Echinicola jeungdonensis genome:
- a CDS encoding IPT/TIG domain-containing protein → MKLYKINRIAFFGLMVIVAIVSACEEGPNFREFEYPAPVVEDFSPKSGRPGTEVTISGSNFGELQPASEIKFNGVIADNIISYSNNAIVVAVPDDAGEGPIELKVWMHVKTTSENFEFIPGAKLGSLSAGKGQPGEMVTVTGTNFGDDPGIVSVTIGDVEAEVVSVSNDQIVFVIPDTGSGQLSIMIGPQTLTGPFFLVGGEKLTGTLIGHTGSWGNNTATMVPAAVDGDFETFVDAPSATGYVGYDLGEGKVAKVTSVRYAPRASHPQRMVGGEIRGANDPSFSDFVVLHTISETPTVGEFSEVQIGEEETFRYIYYYSPDGYCNISEIEFYGNLEIEEVPEGKYTFEFISPDDKSWLPSQNASYEVKDGMLRVTFDPSQFDGSKRRADIQYIINGALNGEAKDPWVYTKDYPILAFKMHNRPAEGNIRPDIRDASFGNNDYKKDFESQDVIYWDLSEKYTEDRKELDLVQVKIADITSDETGYEIDWIRTFKSKEELESFINN, encoded by the coding sequence ATGAAATTATATAAAATAAATAGAATAGCTTTCTTTGGCCTGATGGTAATTGTTGCCATCGTATCGGCATGTGAAGAAGGACCGAATTTCAGGGAGTTTGAATATCCAGCTCCTGTTGTGGAAGATTTTAGTCCCAAAAGTGGCAGGCCTGGAACTGAGGTCACCATTTCTGGAAGTAATTTCGGTGAATTGCAGCCTGCTTCAGAAATAAAGTTCAATGGTGTTATAGCAGATAATATTATTAGCTATAGTAATAATGCGATCGTGGTCGCAGTCCCTGATGATGCAGGGGAAGGACCTATTGAATTAAAAGTTTGGATGCATGTAAAAACCACCTCCGAAAATTTTGAATTTATTCCAGGGGCAAAATTAGGCTCCCTTTCTGCAGGAAAAGGCCAACCTGGTGAAATGGTAACAGTTACCGGAACCAATTTTGGGGATGACCCCGGAATTGTTTCAGTGACAATAGGAGATGTAGAGGCAGAAGTTGTGTCAGTATCTAACGATCAAATCGTATTTGTGATTCCTGATACTGGCTCAGGCCAGTTATCTATAATGATTGGCCCTCAGACATTGACCGGCCCATTCTTTTTGGTAGGAGGGGAAAAACTTACAGGGACATTGATAGGACATACTGGTTCATGGGGAAACAATACAGCTACCATGGTACCTGCAGCAGTAGATGGTGATTTCGAAACATTTGTTGATGCACCATCTGCGACAGGATATGTTGGCTATGATTTAGGAGAAGGAAAAGTGGCCAAGGTGACCTCCGTTAGATATGCCCCAAGGGCTTCTCATCCTCAACGAATGGTAGGAGGGGAAATACGAGGTGCTAATGATCCTAGTTTTTCTGATTTTGTTGTATTGCATACTATTTCTGAAACGCCAACTGTTGGTGAATTCAGTGAGGTGCAAATAGGTGAAGAAGAAACTTTTAGGTATATCTATTATTATTCTCCAGATGGCTACTGCAATATTTCTGAAATAGAATTTTATGGAAATCTTGAAATTGAAGAAGTACCTGAAGGAAAGTATACCTTTGAATTTATCAGTCCTGATGATAAATCATGGCTTCCTTCCCAGAATGCCTCTTATGAAGTTAAAGATGGTATGCTGAGAGTTACCTTTGATCCTTCTCAGTTTGATGGCTCTAAGAGAAGAGCCGATATCCAGTATATCATCAATGGGGCTTTGAATGGAGAAGCGAAAGATCCTTGGGTTTATACAAAGGATTATCCAATATTGGCTTTCAAAATGCATAATAGACCTGCAGAAGGCAATATCAGACCTGATATTAGAGATGCCTCTTTTGGCAATAATGACTATAAAAAGGACTTTGAAAGTCAAGACGTAATCTATTGGGACCTTTCAGAGAAATATACCGAGGACAGGAAGGAACTTGATCTCGTTCAGGTAAAAATAGCGGACATTACTTCTGATGAAACCGGTTATGAAATTGACTGGATCAGGACCTTTAAAAGCAAGGAGGAATTGGAATCATTTATAAATAATTAA
- a CDS encoding alpha/beta fold hydrolase, with protein MVLFHGHTFDTQQWDKNIEELPQNHRVIRNDMRGYGKSEMAEEGSHFLHATDLNKLLDSLRIEKPHIVGLSLGAIVATDFMALYPERD; from the coding sequence ATTGTATTATTCCATGGTCATACCTTTGATACCCAACAATGGGATAAAAATATTGAAGAGTTACCCCAAAACCATAGGGTTATTCGCAATGATATGCGGGGATATGGAAAATCCGAAATGGCAGAAGAAGGAAGCCACTTTCTTCACGCTACGGACCTTAATAAATTGTTGGATTCATTAAGAATTGAAAAGCCCCATATTGTTGGACTTTCCCTTGGAGCAATTGTTGCCACTGATTTTATGGCGCTTTATCCAGAAAGGGATTAA
- a CDS encoding alpha/beta fold hydrolase, translating into MEVKVPLLVLIGEEDSAGSHKSSQKLAELIRWNEKGYLKDAGHMNNMEGLSEFNFTVLGYH; encoded by the coding sequence TTGGAAGTAAAAGTCCCGCTATTGGTTTTAATAGGAGAGGAAGATTCTGCTGGAAGTCACAAGTCTTCTCAGAAATTGGCAGAATTAATTCGATGGAATGAAAAGGGCTACCTGAAAGATGCTGGGCATATGAACAATATGGAAGGGCTAAGTGAGTTTAATTTCACTGTTTTAGGTTATCATTGA
- a CDS encoding DUF3850 domain-containing protein, with product MTHKFRKHPGDFEKAKMKKNWYEVVRADVVLNIGDEVILEEYCPEGYNREAPLPYYTGRMLFSEIKKIINCIKEGYVVLVLNKY from the coding sequence ATGACACATAAATTTAGAAAACACCCTGGAGATTTCGAGAAGGCGAAAATGAAAAAGAATTGGTACGAAGTTGTAAGGGCCGATGTGGTGCTCAATATTGGAGATGAAGTGATTTTGGAGGAATACTGCCCTGAGGGATATAATAGGGAGGCACCATTGCCCTATTACACAGGGAGAATGCTGTTTAGTGAAATAAAAAAAATAATCAATTGTATAAAAGAAGGATATGTGGTCTTGGTACTAAATAAATATTGA
- a CDS encoding ROK family protein has product MKVDYNQGNLWGVDFGGTKIEGVILKSVVEPEVIFRHRVPTGSSNGYQFILQQFKELVDAMIGVAGYKPSIIGVGSPGTYVPHQKIMKNCNATVVNGNPLKEDLEELLGMEVKLANDANCFALAETKLGVVKSLYPKAKVVFGVILGTGVGGGLVVRGELLNGHHGIGGEWGHNILYPGEGPTCYCGKTGCNEQIISGPALERYYTSLTGEQKSLREIKSLFDAGADKAAEKTMKRLTEGFGKALSVVVNIVDPDVIVIGGGVSNIENVYTDSFDTLNEMMFNHGFEAPIIKAKLGDSAGVYGAALLCAKEKSYYEQS; this is encoded by the coding sequence ATGAAAGTGGATTATAATCAGGGCAATTTGTGGGGGGTTGATTTTGGAGGAACCAAGATCGAAGGAGTGATTCTTAAATCCGTAGTGGAGCCAGAAGTGATATTTAGGCATAGGGTTCCCACAGGATCTTCCAATGGATACCAGTTTATTCTTCAGCAATTTAAGGAGTTGGTTGATGCAATGATTGGAGTGGCTGGTTATAAACCATCAATTATTGGGGTGGGAAGTCCAGGGACATATGTTCCCCACCAAAAAATCATGAAAAATTGCAATGCCACGGTGGTAAATGGAAATCCGTTAAAGGAAGATCTGGAAGAACTATTGGGTATGGAGGTGAAATTGGCCAATGATGCCAACTGTTTTGCCTTGGCTGAAACAAAATTGGGGGTTGTTAAATCGCTTTATCCTAAAGCAAAAGTAGTTTTTGGGGTGATTTTAGGAACCGGTGTTGGCGGGGGATTGGTCGTTCGGGGAGAATTACTCAATGGTCATCATGGAATAGGAGGAGAATGGGGGCATAATATACTTTATCCCGGGGAGGGCCCAACTTGCTATTGTGGAAAGACTGGATGCAATGAACAGATTATTTCAGGCCCCGCCTTGGAAAGGTATTACACTTCTTTAACTGGTGAACAAAAAAGTCTCAGGGAAATAAAATCATTGTTTGATGCAGGAGCAGACAAAGCAGCAGAAAAGACCATGAAAAGGTTGACAGAAGGCTTTGGTAAAGCACTTAGTGTGGTGGTCAATATTGTTGATCCTGATGTTATTGTTATTGGAGGAGGGGTAAGCAATATTGAAAATGTATATACAGATAGTTTTGACACCTTAAATGAGATGATGTTCAACCATGGGTTTGAAGCCCCAATTATCAAAGCCAAACTAGGGGACAGTGCTGGTGTTTATGGAGCTGCCTTGCTTTGCGCCAAGGAAAAGTCTTATTATGAACAAAGTTAA
- a CDS encoding alginate lyase family protein: MYKKILYLFLFFALTTISFSCQVDGREETDPKVEDPKEEVEPEKITVNENKTFVHPGLLHTQADFDRIKSKVDAGKSPWKEGWEVLISNSHASLSYTPNPVEKLVRGGNSREEPDPDNYSRAMNDVAAAYQCAVRWKVTGDNAYADKAVEILNAWAATCKRISGNSNTALAAGIYGYQFANAAEIMRDYEGWEEVDFDAFKQWLLDVFYPVSHAFLETHWGTCDSHYWANWDLANIANVMSIGVLCDRVDIYKYAIDYLMEGVGNGNLQNAINFIHPKSSNDDMDLGQLQEMGRDQGHTLLVVGLLGVVCQSAYNQGEDLYAYDDNRVLKAAEYAAKYNFANLDVPFSEYTRRYKDPWSKCGGVETHTQVSAHGKGGKRPIWERLYNHYVVKKGIKARYVTMAARFHRVEGGGGDYGPNSGGFDNLGFGTLLYTIE, translated from the coding sequence ATGTATAAAAAGATATTATACCTTTTCCTGTTTTTTGCTTTGACAACTATCAGCTTTAGTTGTCAAGTGGATGGGAGGGAAGAGACAGATCCGAAGGTAGAAGATCCGAAAGAGGAAGTTGAACCTGAAAAAATCACCGTAAATGAGAACAAAACTTTTGTTCACCCGGGCTTGCTTCATACTCAGGCTGACTTTGACCGGATTAAATCAAAGGTGGATGCGGGTAAGTCTCCATGGAAAGAAGGCTGGGAAGTCCTTATTTCAAACTCACATGCCAGTCTTTCTTATACACCAAACCCTGTCGAAAAACTAGTCAGGGGCGGGAATTCCAGAGAAGAGCCGGATCCGGATAATTATAGCCGGGCGATGAATGATGTCGCTGCTGCCTACCAATGTGCTGTACGTTGGAAGGTTACGGGAGATAATGCTTATGCCGATAAGGCAGTGGAAATCCTTAATGCCTGGGCAGCTACGTGCAAAAGGATTAGCGGCAACTCCAATACAGCCCTTGCGGCGGGTATTTATGGATACCAGTTTGCCAATGCAGCCGAAATCATGCGTGATTATGAGGGCTGGGAAGAGGTTGACTTTGACGCTTTTAAGCAATGGTTGTTGGATGTGTTTTATCCGGTGAGCCATGCATTCCTCGAAACCCATTGGGGAACATGCGATTCGCACTACTGGGCCAATTGGGACCTGGCCAACATTGCTAACGTGATGTCAATAGGCGTATTATGTGACCGAGTGGACATTTATAAATATGCGATAGATTATTTGATGGAGGGTGTCGGAAACGGTAACCTGCAAAATGCAATCAATTTCATTCATCCCAAATCAAGTAACGACGACATGGACTTGGGACAGTTACAGGAAATGGGTAGGGATCAAGGACACACGCTCTTAGTTGTCGGCTTGTTGGGGGTGGTATGTCAATCCGCCTATAATCAGGGCGAGGACCTGTATGCCTATGATGACAACCGGGTGCTGAAAGCAGCAGAATATGCGGCAAAATATAATTTTGCAAATCTGGACGTTCCCTTTTCGGAATATACCAGAAGATATAAGGATCCATGGAGCAAATGTGGCGGGGTGGAAACCCACACTCAAGTGAGTGCCCATGGTAAAGGAGGAAAAAGGCCCATTTGGGAAAGACTATACAATCATTATGTAGTGAAGAAAGGGATTAAGGCTCGCTATGTAACGATGGCTGCCCGATTCCACCGAGTTGAAGGTGGTGGTGGAGACTACGGACCCAACAGCGGAGGATTTGACAATCTGGGTTTTGGAACTTTACTGTATACTATAGAATAA